The following proteins come from a genomic window of Methanoculleus caldifontis:
- a CDS encoding phosphoadenosine phosphosulfate reductase domain-containing protein produces MPRIYLGKILLHWCDACHAPVLSGACACGAPTRPVAVTPPGDARPAFPDDIERVNRIFSEHFGAPLIPEGHIALLNKVPAEDRMDEIVLGGAVVGAVRYFPDERRWEPLPRPAAAAYLRPAKRYVVVDDGAVPFIRDEGASVLAPGLVSIDPAVAEGDEVFILTRTGECIGVGRAKVDAATAETMERGLIVRTRKNIASVSLPGAATWEDAVAANKQILADYEAASVKFVREVAEKNTQQPTVSYSGGKDSLATLLVVQKALGPVPLLFADTGLEFPETCENVDAVAERYGLTVLRVCDEETFWQEFEKSGPPAVDNRWCCKVCKLHPIGRLIGENWGECLSFIGQRKYESVKRMQSRRVWRNSHVPQQLSAAPIQQWTAMHVWLYILREKAPYNPLYERGLDRIGCFMCPASDLATLEIIRESCPDLWAMWLEKLSAWQEKQGLSHDWIERGLWRKRGDADEEEDSYN; encoded by the coding sequence ATGCCCCGCATCTATCTCGGAAAGATCCTCCTACACTGGTGCGACGCCTGCCACGCCCCGGTGCTCTCCGGGGCCTGCGCCTGCGGCGCCCCGACCCGCCCGGTGGCCGTCACACCGCCGGGGGACGCCCGGCCCGCGTTCCCCGACGACATCGAACGGGTCAACCGTATATTCAGCGAGCACTTCGGAGCGCCGCTGATACCGGAAGGCCATATCGCGCTCCTCAACAAAGTCCCCGCGGAGGACCGGATGGACGAGATCGTCCTCGGCGGCGCGGTCGTGGGCGCGGTTCGCTACTTTCCCGATGAACGGCGCTGGGAACCCCTTCCGCGGCCCGCCGCCGCGGCATACCTGCGACCGGCAAAGCGTTACGTCGTCGTCGACGACGGCGCGGTCCCGTTCATCCGTGACGAAGGGGCAAGCGTCCTCGCACCGGGCCTCGTCTCGATCGACCCTGCCGTCGCCGAGGGCGACGAGGTCTTCATCCTGACGCGGACGGGCGAGTGCATCGGTGTCGGCAGGGCAAAAGTCGACGCCGCCACCGCGGAGACGATGGAGCGGGGGCTTATCGTCCGGACCAGGAAGAACATCGCGTCGGTCTCGCTCCCCGGTGCGGCGACGTGGGAGGACGCCGTCGCGGCGAACAAGCAGATCCTCGCAGACTATGAGGCCGCGAGCGTCAAGTTCGTCCGGGAAGTCGCGGAGAAGAATACGCAACAGCCCACGGTCTCCTACTCCGGCGGGAAGGACAGCCTCGCGACGCTGCTCGTCGTTCAAAAAGCGCTCGGCCCGGTGCCGCTCCTCTTTGCCGACACGGGGCTTGAGTTCCCGGAGACCTGCGAGAACGTCGACGCGGTCGCTGAGCGCTACGGGCTTACCGTTCTGCGGGTCTGCGACGAGGAGACGTTCTGGCAGGAGTTCGAGAAGAGCGGCCCGCCGGCCGTCGACAACCGCTGGTGCTGCAAGGTCTGCAAGCTCCACCCGATCGGCCGCCTGATCGGCGAGAACTGGGGCGAGTGCCTCTCGTTCATCGGGCAGCGGAAGTACGAGTCGGTGAAGCGGATGCAGAGCAGGCGGGTCTGGCGGAACTCCCACGTCCCGCAGCAGCTCTCGGCGGCCCCGATCCAGCAGTGGACGGCGATGCACGTCTGGCTCTACATCCTCCGGGAGAAGGCCCCCTACAACCCCCTCTACGAGCGGGGGCTCGACCGCATCGGGTGTTTCATGTGTCCGGCAAGCGATCTGGCCACGCTTGAGATCATCAGGGAGTCCTGCCCCGACCTCTGGGCGATGTGGCTGGAAAAACTCTCGGCCTGGCAGGAGAAGCAGGGCCTCTCCCACGACTGGATCGAGCGCGGACTATGGCGGAAGCGGGGAGACGCGGATGAAGAAGAAGATAGTTATAATTGA
- the hisH gene encoding imidazole glycerol phosphate synthase subunit HisH encodes MKKKIVIIDYGVGNLRSVLRGLERAGAAVTITADPETIASADGIVLPGVGAFRDGMEMLGGLGETVRTAARGTPLIGICLGMQMLMDRSEEHGIHRGLGLVPGDVKRFAPVAGEKVPHMGWNTIRFEGQDPLFEGLREEEYVYFVHSYYAAAAPEHTLTSTPYIRPFASSVKCGLTYGVQFHPEKSGAVGLKILENFIERVC; translated from the coding sequence ATGAAGAAGAAGATAGTTATAATTGATTACGGGGTCGGCAACCTCCGGAGCGTTCTCCGGGGCCTGGAGCGGGCCGGAGCAGCGGTGACGATCACGGCGGACCCGGAGACGATCGCCTCGGCCGACGGGATCGTCCTCCCCGGCGTGGGGGCGTTCCGGGACGGGATGGAGATGCTCGGCGGTCTCGGAGAGACGGTCCGCACCGCTGCCAGGGGGACGCCGCTTATCGGGATCTGCCTTGGGATGCAGATGCTGATGGACAGGAGCGAAGAGCACGGCATCCACCGGGGGCTCGGCCTCGTGCCGGGAGACGTGAAACGCTTCGCCCCCGTTGCCGGGGAGAAGGTCCCCCACATGGGATGGAACACCATCCGCTTCGAGGGGCAGGACCCGCTCTTTGAGGGACTCCGCGAGGAGGAGTACGTCTACTTCGTCCACTCCTACTACGCGGCGGCCGCACCGGAGCATACCCTCACGAGCACCCCCTATATCCGCCCCTTCGCCTCCTCAGTCAAATGCGGGCTCACCTACGGCGTCCAGTTCCACCCCGAGAAGAGCGGGGCGGTCGGGCTCAAGATCCTCGAGAACTTCATCGAGCGGGTCTGCTGA
- a CDS encoding AMP-binding protein: MVRYSVTMQDDLVKKIDTICDSLGKSRSEWLNELCTTHLDGNGVSGSGVEAAATAGTPPAVRREHNMTDYEAACAGFTIDVPEHFNFGYDVIDRWSETDRNKLAMIWVDQQGHERKYSFRDLRNLSNGAANILLKYGIKRGDRVMLMLPRIPEWWIFVIALIKLGAVFCPCPTMLTPKDIKYRIRAGKFRMIITNSENAEKVDEIADACPLLDTLFLADGEREGWASYPHELEYPAPVSHHKVSMPVAKKTRSTDPMLIYFTSGTTGEPKMVLHNQGYPLGHIITASLWQDLHPNDVHLTFSDTGWAKCAWGKIFGQWIAGACVFVYDVRGRFGATELLPLIEKYEVTTFCAPPTVYRMLILADLDKFDFRDLRHCCSAGEPLNPEVIRVWQEGTGQPIYEGYGQTETVCCIATFPCMKYKPGSMGKPVPGWHVELHDDDGRPVPDGEEGRIAVKLDPRPVGLFVEYLDNPEANRESFQNGFYYTGDKALKDEDGYFWFIGRDDDVIKSSGYRIGPFEVESALMEHPAVQESAVVGSPDLIRGMVVKAFIVLKPGYQPSESLVKEIQAHVRNTTAPYKYPRTIEFVSDLPKTLSGKIQRGVLRDQEMRSQGNGN; the protein is encoded by the coding sequence ATGGTGCGATACTCGGTCACGATGCAGGATGACCTGGTGAAAAAGATCGATACAATCTGCGACTCCCTCGGCAAGTCGCGGTCGGAATGGCTCAACGAACTCTGCACGACGCATCTGGACGGCAACGGCGTCTCCGGCAGCGGCGTCGAGGCTGCGGCCACGGCAGGAACTCCGCCTGCCGTCAGGCGGGAGCACAACATGACCGATTACGAGGCCGCCTGCGCCGGTTTCACGATCGATGTTCCCGAACACTTCAACTTCGGCTACGACGTGATCGACCGGTGGTCCGAGACCGACCGGAACAAGCTCGCCATGATCTGGGTGGACCAGCAGGGGCACGAGAGGAAGTACTCCTTCCGCGACCTCCGGAACCTCTCAAACGGCGCCGCAAACATCCTCCTGAAATACGGCATCAAGAGGGGCGACCGGGTGATGCTGATGCTGCCGCGGATCCCCGAGTGGTGGATCTTCGTCATCGCGCTCATCAAACTCGGCGCGGTCTTCTGCCCCTGCCCGACGATGCTGACCCCGAAGGACATCAAATACCGCATCCGGGCGGGGAAGTTCCGGATGATCATCACCAACAGCGAGAACGCCGAGAAGGTCGACGAGATCGCCGACGCCTGCCCGCTGCTCGATACCCTCTTCCTCGCCGACGGAGAGCGGGAGGGGTGGGCGAGCTACCCGCACGAGCTCGAGTATCCTGCACCGGTCTCGCACCACAAGGTCAGCATGCCCGTCGCGAAGAAGACGAGATCGACCGACCCGATGCTGATCTACTTCACTTCGGGCACCACCGGCGAGCCGAAGATGGTGCTGCACAACCAGGGCTACCCGCTTGGGCACATCATCACCGCCTCGCTCTGGCAGGACCTGCACCCGAACGACGTGCACCTGACCTTCTCGGATACCGGGTGGGCGAAGTGCGCGTGGGGCAAGATCTTCGGCCAGTGGATCGCCGGAGCCTGCGTCTTCGTCTACGATGTCCGGGGGCGATTCGGTGCGACCGAGCTCCTCCCGCTGATCGAGAAGTACGAGGTGACCACTTTCTGCGCCCCCCCGACGGTCTACCGGATGCTGATCCTCGCCGACCTCGACAAGTTCGACTTCCGGGACCTCCGGCACTGCTGCAGCGCCGGCGAGCCCCTCAACCCCGAGGTGATCCGTGTCTGGCAGGAAGGCACCGGGCAGCCCATCTACGAGGGCTACGGCCAGACGGAGACCGTCTGCTGCATCGCTACCTTCCCCTGCATGAAGTATAAGCCCGGCTCCATGGGAAAACCCGTCCCCGGCTGGCACGTCGAGCTCCACGACGACGACGGACGCCCGGTTCCCGACGGCGAGGAAGGACGGATCGCCGTCAAACTCGACCCGCGGCCCGTCGGGCTCTTCGTCGAGTACCTGGACAACCCCGAAGCGAACCGGGAGTCGTTCCAGAACGGGTTCTACTACACCGGCGACAAGGCACTCAAGGACGAGGACGGCTATTTCTGGTTCATCGGGCGGGACGACGACGTCATCAAGTCCTCCGGCTACCGGATCGGGCCGTTCGAGGTCGAGAGCGCGCTCATGGAGCACCCCGCCGTCCAGGAGTCGGCGGTGGTCGGGTCGCCCGACCTGATCCGGGGAATGGTCGTCAAGGCCTTCATCGTCTTGAAGCCCGGCTACCAGCCCTCCGAATCGCTCGTCAAGGAGATCCAGGCGCATGTCAGGAACACCACCGCCCCCTACAAGTACCCGAGGACGATCGAGTTTGTTTCCGATCTTCCAAAGACCCTCTCGGGGAAGATCCAGCGGGGCGTCCTCCGGGACCAGGAGATGCGCAGCCAGGGCAACGGGAACTGA
- a CDS encoding SDR family NAD(P)-dependent oxidoreductase, whose translation MAGQTILVTGSTDGIGRAAARILAGQGHRVLLHGRSREKGRRVLDELEEETGSDRLSLFIADLAVQEQVRALAGEIGDAYGRLDVLVNNAGVFMPERKTASDGIEMTFAVNYLGGFLLTHELLPLLSASAPARIVNVASITHRSVQAPDLANLPGFENYDGYKAYAVSKLGVVAFTARLARILEGTGVTANCLHPGAIDTKLLRAYWGERGGGAPPERGAKVVVHLVVSPEAGRMNGRYFEETRWTSPSALALAPEIQEQFWGMGLKLTSSEEWRLRGKAYAG comes from the coding sequence ATGGCCGGGCAGACAATCCTCGTTACGGGCTCGACGGACGGCATCGGAAGAGCGGCGGCCCGCATCCTTGCCGGGCAGGGCCACCGCGTGCTGCTCCACGGCAGGAGCAGGGAGAAGGGCCGGAGAGTTCTCGACGAACTGGAGGAGGAGACCGGTTCCGACCGGCTGAGCCTCTTCATCGCCGACCTTGCGGTGCAGGAGCAGGTGCGGGCCCTCGCTGGGGAGATCGGCGACGCGTACGGGAGGCTGGACGTGCTCGTCAACAACGCCGGGGTCTTCATGCCGGAGCGGAAAACCGCATCCGACGGTATCGAGATGACATTCGCCGTGAACTACCTCGGCGGGTTCCTGCTCACCCACGAACTCCTCCCGCTCCTCTCGGCGAGCGCTCCCGCGAGGATCGTCAACGTCGCGTCGATCACCCACCGGAGCGTGCAGGCACCCGACCTGGCGAACCTGCCGGGTTTCGAAAATTACGACGGCTACAAAGCCTACGCCGTATCGAAGCTCGGGGTCGTCGCCTTCACCGCCCGCCTCGCCCGCATCCTTGAGGGGACGGGGGTGACGGCGAACTGCCTCCACCCGGGAGCGATCGATACCAAACTCCTCAGGGCCTACTGGGGGGAGCGGGGTGGCGGCGCCCCCCCGGAGAGGGGAGCGAAGGTGGTGGTGCATCTCGTTGTCTCGCCGGAAGCCGGCAGGATGAACGGCAGGTACTTCGAGGAGACACGGTGGACCAGCCCGTCGGCCCTGGCTCTCGCTCCGGAGATCCAGGAGCAGTTCTGGGGGATGGGGCTCAAACTTACCAGCAGCGAGGAGTGGCGACTCCGGGGGAAAGCATATGCCGGATGA
- a CDS encoding PAS domain S-box protein, with amino-acid sequence MTPTTRSGGRTATLPARAQGDGILIVDADQKIVHVNAPLQDLLCVDEEELPGADALFAVEKHLFPLLEEGGSGEEVIALLRGEPRPSPVILSVRAPGTGVRRLSVTSSTIDTVTPAIRLLVFHDTGEAGGAETPSVPGEFPPIFFVQDRDLRYSWFCTTGEPEPPPDLAAGSTDADLFCPGDAARLTELKRRALETGEMVREEVLLTVNGVTHTFDTTLVAVKDGRGKATGVMGTLLDVTARQRAIEALVKSRRQLATLLSNLPGMAYQCRADSKWTMEFVSEGAERITGYPPDDLIGNRRVAYGDLIHPGDRVRVAEEVAAGLDEKRPFQTTYRLVTASGEEKWVWEQGRGIPGSADGIVRVEGYINDITDRIRVQIALAESEARFRNIFEEAGIGILLTDTRGRIVKANPAFQQILGYSADELQEMTVAGITYPDDLEASRKCLVELVAGKRERYRLQKRYVTRSGEVVWARLTVTALRDTDGTVRYTLGMMEDITARKQAEEELAESEERFRSIFNTSHAVMLIIDPETGAIVDANPAASAYYGHPHEVLVTMRIDEINTLTQEEILQKIRRAEAGDEWHFSFRHRLADGRIRDVDVFSGRVIIHGRVLLHSIVHDVTERRQAEEQFRALLDAMPDAAMLIDRDGSILALNEMMAGRFEKSVGELIGACTYDLVPPELAAKRQVLVEQAFASGRPLRLVDEQAGMILESIFFPIPGSRGDVGRLAIISRDITRQQDLERARKEAFSQIEQNIEQFAILADHIRQPLQVILGMACLIEDDKVAAILRGEVDRINGYIRQLDQGWIESRKIREFLRRHEMV; translated from the coding sequence ATGACACCGACGACGCGCTCCGGCGGACGTACGGCCACGCTCCCCGCCCGGGCACAGGGCGACGGGATCCTCATCGTCGACGCCGATCAGAAGATTGTGCATGTCAACGCACCGCTGCAGGATCTTCTCTGCGTTGACGAGGAGGAACTCCCGGGAGCGGATGCTCTCTTTGCCGTCGAAAAGCACCTCTTTCCCCTCCTGGAAGAGGGCGGTTCCGGCGAGGAGGTCATCGCCCTCCTCCGGGGCGAGCCGCGCCCGTCACCGGTCATCCTGAGCGTCCGGGCACCCGGGACAGGCGTCCGGAGACTCTCCGTCACGTCGAGCACCATCGATACCGTTACGCCCGCGATCCGGCTCCTCGTCTTTCACGATACGGGCGAGGCAGGGGGCGCGGAGACCCCGAGCGTTCCCGGGGAGTTTCCCCCGATCTTCTTCGTCCAGGACCGCGACCTCCGGTACAGCTGGTTCTGCACCACCGGTGAACCGGAGCCCCCCCCAGACCTCGCCGCGGGGAGTACGGACGCCGATCTCTTCTGCCCGGGAGACGCCGCACGGTTGACCGAACTCAAGCGCCGGGCCCTGGAAACCGGGGAAATGGTGAGGGAAGAGGTCCTCCTCACCGTCAACGGGGTCACCCATACCTTCGACACGACGCTGGTGGCGGTGAAGGACGGCAGGGGGAAGGCGACGGGGGTCATGGGGACCCTGCTCGACGTCACGGCCCGGCAGCGGGCGATCGAGGCGCTTGTAAAGAGCAGGAGGCAGCTCGCCACCCTGCTGAGCAACCTCCCGGGTATGGCCTACCAGTGCAGGGCAGACAGCAAATGGACGATGGAGTTCGTGAGCGAAGGGGCGGAGAGGATCACGGGTTACCCCCCGGACGACCTCATCGGCAACCGGCGGGTCGCTTACGGCGACCTCATCCATCCCGGAGACCGGGTGCGCGTCGCAGAGGAGGTCGCCGCCGGGCTCGACGAAAAGAGGCCCTTCCAGACGACCTACCGCCTTGTCACCGCCTCGGGCGAGGAGAAGTGGGTCTGGGAGCAGGGCAGGGGCATCCCCGGCTCAGCGGACGGCATCGTGCGGGTTGAAGGATACATCAACGACATCACCGACCGTATCAGGGTCCAGATTGCCCTCGCAGAGAGCGAGGCGCGGTTCCGCAACATCTTCGAGGAGGCCGGGATCGGCATTCTCCTGACCGACACCCGCGGGAGGATCGTAAAAGCGAACCCGGCATTCCAGCAGATCCTCGGCTATAGCGCCGACGAACTCCAGGAGATGACGGTTGCCGGGATCACCTACCCGGACGATCTGGAGGCGAGCAGGAAGTGCCTTGTGGAACTCGTGGCAGGAAAGCGCGAACGCTACCGGCTGCAGAAGCGTTACGTCACCCGTTCGGGAGAGGTCGTCTGGGCACGGCTGACCGTGACGGCTCTTCGCGACACCGACGGCACCGTCCGGTACACGCTCGGGATGATGGAGGACATCACCGCCCGGAAGCAGGCCGAGGAGGAACTCGCCGAGAGCGAGGAGCGATTCAGGAGCATCTTTAACACCAGCCATGCGGTCATGCTGATCATCGATCCTGAGACCGGGGCCATCGTCGACGCGAACCCCGCGGCAAGCGCCTACTACGGCCACCCGCACGAGGTCCTCGTCACGATGCGGATCGACGAGATCAACACCCTCACGCAGGAGGAGATACTCCAGAAGATCAGGAGGGCGGAGGCCGGCGACGAGTGGCATTTCTCGTTCCGGCACCGGCTGGCGGACGGCCGGATCCGCGATGTGGACGTCTTCAGCGGCCGGGTGATCATCCACGGACGGGTCCTCCTGCACTCCATAGTCCACGATGTCACCGAGCGGAGACAGGCAGAAGAACAGTTCCGGGCGCTTCTTGACGCCATGCCCGATGCAGCCATGCTGATCGACCGTGACGGGAGCATCCTCGCCTTGAACGAGATGATGGCAGGGCGGTTCGAAAAAAGCGTCGGCGAACTCATCGGGGCATGCACCTACGATCTCGTCCCGCCGGAACTGGCCGCGAAACGGCAGGTCCTGGTCGAGCAGGCCTTCGCGTCGGGAAGACCGCTCAGGCTCGTCGACGAGCAGGCGGGAATGATCCTCGAGAGCATCTTCTTCCCGATCCCCGGCAGCCGGGGCGATGTCGGACGGCTGGCAATCATATCCCGCGACATCACCCGCCAGCAGGACCTCGAGCGGGCCAGGAAGGAGGCATTCTCCCAGATCGAGCAGAACATCGAGCAGTTTGCGATCCTCGCCGACCACATCCGCCAGCCGCTCCAAGTGATCCTCGGCATGGCGTGCCTGATCGAGGACGATAAGGTGGCCGCGATCCTCCGGGGCGAGGTCGATCGGATCAACGGGTACATCCGGCAGCTTGACCAGGGCTGGATCGAGTCGAGGAAGATCCGGGAGTTCCTCCGCCGGCACGAGATGGTGTAG